The Armatimonadota bacterium genome window below encodes:
- a CDS encoding DUF4115 domain-containing protein produces MQAPSGFGETFRRAREARRLSLADAERITKIRAAYLAALEEERLNILPPPPYSKGFVRAYARLLGLDAERLLAEVSGRLPPPSPDLTGPGEVPLEPARPMPRWRRVAALLLWAALLFGLYAAYVGYTQLREFSRPVPTAGPEPSPLQASPVPATVPPSPAPVKSPPPPAAGITLVLSTTGRSWLRVAADGQRVFQGILEAGETRTWSAMRDLSVRIGNAAAVQLSVNGRPLGPLGRPGQVVELRFPRPPEEP; encoded by the coding sequence GTGCAGGCTCCTTCAGGATTTGGAGAGACCTTCCGCCGCGCGCGCGAGGCGCGCCGCCTCTCGCTGGCCGATGCCGAGCGGATAACCAAGATCCGCGCGGCGTACCTGGCCGCGCTGGAGGAGGAGCGCCTGAACATCCTGCCCCCTCCGCCGTACAGCAAGGGCTTCGTTCGTGCCTACGCCCGGCTGCTGGGGCTGGATGCGGAGCGCCTGCTGGCCGAGGTCTCCGGACGGCTTCCTCCGCCTTCCCCGGATCTGACCGGCCCCGGGGAGGTCCCGCTGGAGCCCGCGCGGCCCATGCCTCGATGGCGCCGTGTCGCTGCGCTGCTGCTGTGGGCAGCCCTGCTCTTTGGTCTCTACGCCGCCTACGTGGGCTACACGCAGCTGCGGGAGTTCTCCCGGCCGGTGCCCACCGCAGGACCGGAACCCTCTCCGCTCCAGGCGTCTCCTGTTCCGGCCACCGTCCCACCGTCGCCGGCTCCCGTGAAGAGCCCGCCTCCGCCCGCCGCCGGCATCACCCTGGTGCTGTCCACAACCGGGAGGTCCTGGCTCAGGGTCGCCGCCGACGGGCAGCGGGTCTTTCAGGGCATTCTCGAGGCGGGCGAGACCCGCACCTGGAGCGCGATGCGTGACCTCTCCGTCCGCATCGGCAATGCCGCCGCCGTTCAGCTCTCCGTAAACGGACGACCGCTGGGGCCACTGGGGCGGCCCGGGCAGGTGGTGGAGCTGCGCTTCCCCCGTCCCCCTGAGGAGCCCTGA
- a CDS encoding competence/damage-inducible protein A, translating to MRAEVISVGTELLLGQVTDTNAVRLAQVLAEAGVDLFFKQTVGDNLSRIQEAVRLALSRADLVLMTGGLGPTEDDLTVEAVAGALGLPLYREESVAEQIRAFFAARHRAAPASVYKQALVPAGAQVIPNRRGTAPGVVISHAGTTVVIMPGVPAEMEGMVQDFLIPWLRVRTGGVVIRSRVLKVTGLGESAVEEQIRDLLHMETPTIAPYAKLGEVHLRLTAKGPPDKVQRALAAGEAAVRARLGDLVFAADGESLEEVTGRLLLETGKTLAVAESCTGGLIGDRLTDVPGSSAYFLHAVVAYSNAAKVALLGVAPDLLERHGAVSAPVALAMARGVQQQAGSDLALGITGIAGPTGGSAQKPVGLVYCALVDREQETVQEWRFGAEAGRRGIKYLASQAALNLLRLHLLR from the coding sequence GTGCGCGCGGAGGTCATCTCCGTGGGGACGGAGCTGCTGCTGGGGCAGGTCACCGACACCAACGCCGTACGCCTGGCGCAGGTGCTGGCGGAAGCCGGCGTCGACCTGTTCTTCAAGCAGACGGTGGGCGACAACCTCTCCCGCATCCAGGAGGCGGTGCGCCTGGCCCTCTCCCGTGCCGACCTGGTGCTGATGACCGGCGGCCTAGGGCCGACCGAAGACGACCTGACGGTGGAGGCGGTGGCCGGCGCGCTGGGGCTGCCTCTATACCGGGAAGAGTCGGTGGCGGAGCAGATCCGCGCGTTCTTCGCCGCGCGCCACCGAGCAGCCCCCGCCTCGGTGTACAAACAGGCGCTGGTCCCTGCGGGCGCGCAGGTGATCCCCAACCGCCGCGGCACAGCGCCCGGAGTGGTCATCTCCCATGCCGGCACCACGGTGGTCATCATGCCGGGGGTGCCGGCAGAGATGGAAGGCATGGTGCAGGACTTTCTCATCCCCTGGCTGCGGGTCCGCACGGGAGGGGTGGTCATCCGTTCCCGTGTGCTGAAGGTAACGGGGCTGGGGGAGTCCGCGGTGGAGGAGCAGATCCGCGACCTCCTGCACATGGAGACCCCCACAATTGCGCCCTACGCCAAGCTGGGCGAAGTGCACCTGCGGCTCACCGCCAAGGGACCCCCCGACAAGGTGCAGCGTGCGCTGGCCGCCGGGGAGGCCGCGGTGCGGGCGCGCCTGGGCGATCTGGTCTTCGCCGCCGACGGCGAGTCGCTGGAAGAGGTCACCGGCCGCCTGCTGCTGGAGACGGGGAAGACCCTGGCGGTGGCCGAGTCGTGCACCGGAGGGTTGATCGGCGACCGCCTGACCGACGTCCCGGGGAGTTCCGCCTACTTCCTCCACGCGGTGGTGGCCTACAGCAATGCGGCGAAGGTGGCGCTCCTGGGGGTGGCGCCCGACCTGCTGGAGCGCCACGGGGCAGTGAGCGCGCCGGTGGCCCTGGCCATGGCTCGCGGGGTACAGCAGCAGGCTGGCAGCGACCTCGCCCTGGGCATAACGGGGATTGCCGGGCCGACGGGAGGCAGTGCGCAAAAGCCGGTGGGCCTCGTTTACTGCGCCCTGGTCGATCGGGAGCAGGAGACGGTGCAGGAGTGGCGCTTTGGAGCGGAGGCGGGCCGTCGCGGCATCAAGTACCTGGCCAGCCAGGCCGCCCTGAACCTGCTGCGGCTCCACCTGTTGCGATAG
- a CDS encoding helix-turn-helix domain-containing protein gives MVVWVEEEAYLTAQEVCALLGVKPQTLYAYVSRGVLRSYRRGRRRQRLYQLREVESLLRLRPARGGWPRAILPRAEEWVGDR, from the coding sequence ATGGTCGTGTGGGTTGAGGAAGAAGCCTATCTCACCGCGCAGGAGGTCTGCGCCCTCCTCGGGGTCAAGCCGCAGACGCTCTACGCCTATGTCAGCCGCGGCGTCTTGCGCAGCTACCGTCGGGGGAGACGACGGCAGCGGCTATACCAGCTGCGGGAGGTGGAATCGCTGCTGCGGCTGCGGCCAGCACGCGGCGGGTGGCCACGCGCGATCCTTCCCCGGGCGGAGGAGTGGGTAGGGGATCGTTGA
- a CDS encoding DNA repair exonuclease, translating to MISLLHTADVHLGMGFPGLGAHGREHREQLRRTFARIVDLALQQRVDLLLVAGDLFDSQRQSEATLAFVREQFLRLRDGGIRVVLLAGNHDPLGEESVWSRARFEATCDNVTLFGAQPQTLILPDLDLTVIGQSVGPDGPQPLRGWPQERTTQFAVGLAHGSAYREGVVEAGTIHPADVRRLGLDYLALGDWHSTQAVTGPPTPAWYAGAPEFLAMDQEAGQVLLVTIPQPGQAQVRPVRVGRRSYRRVEVDITGLDPDRVRAAAMGAAGPDVVLDVVLTGMAPPHRLPQVRDLEEALQEACFRARVRNQVTVWLEEEALEAFPERTLVGRYIRLMRERAATAPPQERPILEEALQVGVAMLLGAEEP from the coding sequence GTGATCTCCCTGCTGCACACCGCAGACGTCCACCTGGGGATGGGGTTCCCCGGTCTGGGAGCGCACGGACGGGAGCACCGCGAGCAGCTGCGGCGGACCTTCGCCCGCATCGTGGATCTGGCGCTGCAGCAGCGGGTCGACCTGCTGCTTGTCGCCGGCGACCTGTTCGACTCCCAGCGGCAAAGCGAGGCCACGCTGGCCTTCGTCCGAGAGCAGTTCCTCCGGCTGCGGGACGGCGGCATCCGCGTGGTCCTGCTGGCCGGCAACCACGACCCCCTGGGAGAGGAGAGCGTGTGGAGCCGGGCGCGGTTTGAGGCCACCTGCGACAACGTGACGCTCTTTGGGGCACAGCCGCAGACCCTGATCCTCCCGGACCTGGACCTGACCGTGATCGGCCAGTCGGTGGGACCCGATGGGCCGCAGCCTCTGCGCGGCTGGCCACAGGAGCGGACCACGCAGTTCGCCGTGGGCCTGGCGCATGGCAGCGCCTACCGCGAGGGCGTGGTGGAGGCGGGAACAATCCACCCCGCGGACGTGCGGCGGCTCGGACTGGACTACCTCGCTCTCGGCGACTGGCACTCCACCCAGGCGGTCACCGGACCGCCCACTCCCGCCTGGTATGCGGGCGCACCCGAGTTCCTGGCCATGGATCAGGAGGCGGGGCAGGTCCTGCTGGTGACCATCCCCCAACCTGGCCAGGCACAGGTGCGCCCGGTGCGCGTGGGCCGCCGGAGCTACCGGCGGGTGGAGGTGGACATCACCGGCCTGGACCCCGATCGGGTGCGTGCAGCAGCTATGGGCGCGGCTGGACCGGACGTGGTGCTGGACGTGGTGCTGACGGGGATGGCGCCACCCCATCGACTACCCCAGGTGCGGGATCTGGAGGAGGCCCTGCAGGAGGCGTGCTTTCGCGCCCGGGTGCGCAACCAGGTCACGGTCTGGCTGGAAGAGGAGGCCCTGGAGGCCTTCCCCGAGCGCACCCTGGTCGGACGGTACATCCGGCTGATGCGGGAGCGGGCCGCGACCGCGCCACCGCAGGAGCGGCCGATCCTGGAAGAGGCGCTACAGGTAGGGGTGGCGATGCTGCTTGGCGCCGAGGAGCCGTAG
- the thpR gene encoding RNA 2',3'-cyclic phosphodiesterase: MRQQRTKGLRHRIFIAVELAADLRERIDALERDLERAGARLRWISPENLHFTVRFLGEITPAQLAQVRLATREAAAAAQPFRLTLHGIGAFPSLQRPQVVWVGVREGSEALAALSSRLDATLARHHFPPEQRPFVAHLTLARVRDRRVWGDLVRAVSGFREAAVGTQEVRFLAVMESHLRPGGARYTRVEEVPLGPALNSPGVDRKI, from the coding sequence ATGCGGCAGCAAAGGACGAAAGGTCTTCGGCACCGCATCTTCATCGCCGTGGAGCTGGCCGCGGACCTGCGGGAGCGGATCGACGCGCTGGAGCGGGACCTGGAGCGGGCCGGAGCGCGGCTGCGGTGGATCTCCCCGGAGAACCTCCACTTTACGGTGCGCTTCCTCGGTGAGATCACACCTGCACAGCTGGCCCAGGTCAGGCTGGCCACGCGAGAGGCGGCGGCCGCAGCACAGCCTTTCCGCCTCACCCTCCATGGCATCGGCGCCTTTCCCTCCCTGCAGCGGCCGCAGGTGGTCTGGGTCGGGGTGCGAGAGGGGAGCGAGGCACTCGCCGCCCTCTCGTCGCGTCTGGACGCAACCCTGGCGCGCCACCACTTCCCCCCCGAACAGCGACCCTTCGTAGCCCACCTCACCCTGGCACGCGTCCGCGACCGCCGGGTGTGGGGAGACCTGGTGCGGGCGGTAAGCGGCTTCCGCGAGGCCGCTGTGGGTACCCAGGAGGTGCGCTTCCTCGCCGTCATGGAGAGTCACCTCCGTCCCGGGGGCGCCAGGTACACCCGGGTGGAGGAGGTTCCGCTGGGGCCGGCCTTGAACTCTCCAGGGGTGGACCGCAAGATATAG
- a CDS encoding pseudouridine-5'-phosphate glycosidase codes for MMVHSPFDVSDEIQVALGLGGAVVALESAVITHGLPAPANLEAAVRVERAVRAHGAVPAMVALIGGRVRVGLRQDDLAHLAVHGVVKVGRRDLAVAMARQASGGTTVSATLAVAHALGLRVQATGGIGGVHAGAAHTWDVSADLDELSRRPLVLVCSGAKAICDIAATLEALETRGVTVLGYRTTRFPSFYVADSGHPVPWSADSVDEIAAIARARERLGETSALLVANPPPAPWALPAEEVADAVARATARAEAEGIRGGELTPYLLHEVDRLTGGRAVEANLALLEANAALAAEIAVALTEERLPA; via the coding sequence ATGATGGTGCACAGCCCGTTTGACGTCAGTGACGAGATCCAGGTGGCGCTGGGCCTGGGGGGCGCGGTGGTAGCCCTGGAGTCCGCGGTGATCACCCACGGTCTCCCCGCCCCGGCCAACCTGGAGGCGGCCGTACGCGTGGAGCGCGCCGTCCGGGCCCACGGGGCGGTTCCGGCAATGGTGGCGCTCATCGGCGGGCGCGTGCGCGTGGGGTTGAGGCAGGACGACCTGGCCCATCTGGCGGTGCACGGGGTGGTCAAGGTGGGGCGGCGCGACCTGGCCGTGGCCATGGCCCGGCAGGCCAGCGGCGGGACGACGGTATCTGCCACGCTGGCGGTGGCCCACGCCCTGGGCCTGCGCGTGCAGGCTACCGGCGGGATCGGCGGGGTGCACGCGGGCGCGGCGCACACCTGGGACGTCTCTGCCGATCTGGACGAGCTCAGCCGCCGTCCCCTGGTCCTGGTGTGCTCGGGCGCCAAGGCTATCTGCGACATCGCCGCTACCCTCGAGGCGTTGGAGACCCGGGGGGTGACGGTGCTCGGCTACCGCACCACCCGCTTTCCGTCGTTCTATGTCGCCGACAGTGGTCACCCGGTGCCCTGGTCGGCGGATTCGGTGGACGAGATCGCTGCCATCGCCCGGGCCAGGGAGCGCCTGGGGGAGACGAGCGCCCTGCTGGTGGCCAATCCTCCGCCGGCCCCGTGGGCGCTGCCGGCGGAGGAGGTGGCCGATGCCGTGGCCCGGGCGACGGCCCGGGCGGAGGCCGAGGGCATCCGCGGCGGAGAGCTCACTCCCTACCTGCTGCATGAGGTGGACCGTCTGACCGGGGGGCGCGCTGTCGAAGCCAACCTGGCCCTCCTGGAGGCCAACGCGGCACTGGCGGCAGAGATCGCCGTGGCGTTGACAGAGGAAAGGCTTCCCGCGTAG
- the recA gene encoding recombinase RecA, which yields MNERQRALELALTQIEKQFGKGSIMKLGEASAKLQVEVIPTGSVALDAALGVGGVPRGRVVEVYGPEASGKTTLGYHIIAEAQREGGVAAFIDAEHALDPNYARAVGVDVDSLLLSQPDSGEQALEIAEMLVRSGAVDVIVIDSVAALVPRAELEGEMGDAHVGLQARLMSQALRKLVGTISKSRTTVIFINQIREKIGVMWGSPETTTGGRALKFYASVRMEIRRTENIKSGEEVKGMRARIKVVKNKLAPPFRDAEVDIFYGKGISRAGSLLDTAHALNLITRSGTWFAYGDIRLGQGRDNARDFLENNPELAREIEARVRESLGLPRRPPREAGDGRREEVPVRPEVKREVVAAKEAAVRAKA from the coding sequence ATGAATGAGCGCCAGCGGGCTCTGGAACTTGCACTGACCCAGATCGAGAAGCAGTTCGGCAAGGGGTCAATCATGAAACTGGGGGAGGCCTCGGCGAAGCTGCAGGTCGAGGTCATCCCCACAGGATCGGTGGCGCTGGATGCGGCCCTGGGGGTGGGCGGCGTCCCCCGCGGCCGGGTGGTGGAGGTCTATGGACCGGAGGCCTCCGGCAAGACCACCCTGGGATACCACATCATCGCGGAGGCGCAGCGCGAGGGCGGGGTGGCGGCCTTCATCGACGCGGAGCACGCGCTGGACCCCAACTATGCCCGGGCGGTGGGGGTAGACGTAGACAGCCTGCTCCTCTCCCAGCCCGACAGCGGCGAGCAGGCGCTGGAGATCGCAGAGATGCTGGTGCGCAGCGGTGCCGTGGACGTCATCGTCATCGACTCCGTGGCCGCCCTCGTCCCCCGGGCGGAGCTGGAGGGCGAGATGGGCGATGCCCATGTGGGGCTGCAGGCCCGGCTGATGTCCCAGGCCCTGCGCAAGCTCGTGGGCACCATCAGCAAGTCCCGCACCACGGTCATCTTCATCAACCAGATCCGGGAAAAGATCGGCGTGATGTGGGGGTCGCCGGAGACCACCACCGGGGGGCGGGCATTGAAGTTTTACGCCTCAGTGCGCATGGAGATCCGGCGTACCGAGAACATCAAGAGCGGGGAAGAGGTCAAGGGCATGCGGGCGCGGATCAAGGTAGTGAAGAACAAGCTGGCCCCTCCGTTCCGCGATGCCGAGGTAGACATCTTCTACGGCAAGGGCATCTCCCGGGCCGGGAGCCTGCTGGATACCGCGCACGCCCTCAACCTGATCACCCGGAGCGGGACCTGGTTCGCCTACGGCGACATCCGCCTGGGGCAGGGTCGGGACAACGCGCGCGACTTCCTGGAGAACAACCCGGAGCTGGCGCGGGAGATCGAGGCGCGGGTGCGGGAGAGTCTGGGCCTGCCACGGCGGCCCCCGCGCGAGGCGGGAGACGGCCGGCGGGAAGAGGTTCCCGTCAGGCCGGAGGTCAAGCGGGAGGTCGTCGCGGCCAAGGAGGCGGCAGTCAGGGCCAAGGCGTAG
- a CDS encoding ATP-dependent DNA helicase — MQEEAPGRYSPGAQLALELGAAPGDDGPGTDAVDRILEGLSEEQRAAVTHEEGPLLIVAGAGTGKTAVITRRIAWLIATRRARPDEILALTFTDKAAAEMEERVDLLVPYGYTDITICTFHAFGDRILREHALELGLTPDFRVLSRAEQVIFLKERLFDLPLDYYRPLGDPTRYVEALIALFSRAKDEDVSPEEYRAYAEGLAAASRAEPENAELRDAAAQQAELAQAYQTYQALLAKHGLVDFGDQIVLPLRLFRQRSAILRQYQERFRYILVDEFQDTNYAQFQLVQLLAAGHGNITVVGDDDQSIFKFRGASISNILGFTAAYPYARLIVLTRNYRSPQSVLDAAYRLIRHNDPDRLEVRNRIDKRLLSVNGSGPQVTHLHFDTLSSEADGVAGIIAERVASGAYRYRDFAILVRSNSDADPFLRALNMRALPYRFTGSRGLYNREEIRLAIAFLRALANPQDNLSLYYLGVSPLYLLDPTDLAKALAYAHRKNRTLEYVFRRLQHHPDLAEELSAETRAALSRLLDDLEEMRRLMTDHSTGRVLYTYLVSRTGYIRRLATSGRPGDEAQVQNLARFFDIVARYGEIAAYDRVPEFVRHLDDLIAAGDDPPVAEADPEADAVSVLTVHKAKGLEFPVVFIVSCVSQRFPTQNRGEPIPLPDPLVKDLLPSGDFHLQEERRLFYVGMTRARQELFLTSARDYGGARPRKVSRFVLEALDRPAPDGAQFRASAVETIHRHAPPAEGQQTLSGVAPQDQPVVLSFRQVDDYATCPLKYKYTHILRVPLLRDHRVVYGTAIHEAVREYNRRRARGQPVTYGDLLATFERAWVNEGFISREHEDQRMEEGRQVLRQFLDFQDHLGLRPAFVEAPFSFQVGMTRVKGRWDRVDLRGGEPVVIDFKTSDVRRQAEADRRARESLQLAVYALAYREVYGQLPARLELHFLGPHQVLVGTAHPEEGMLDDAREVIEHVARGLRAQHFIATPDYYRACRYCAFNSICPYTATGDPVLPEPA; from the coding sequence ATGCAGGAGGAGGCACCCGGCCGCTACTCCCCGGGCGCCCAGCTGGCGCTGGAGCTTGGAGCCGCGCCCGGAGACGATGGACCGGGCACCGACGCCGTCGACCGCATCCTCGAGGGGTTAAGCGAGGAGCAGCGGGCAGCCGTGACGCACGAGGAAGGCCCCCTGCTCATCGTGGCCGGTGCGGGGACGGGGAAGACCGCGGTGATTACGCGCCGCATCGCTTGGCTGATCGCCACCAGGCGCGCCCGCCCCGACGAGATCCTGGCCCTGACCTTCACCGACAAGGCGGCGGCCGAGATGGAGGAGCGGGTGGACCTGCTGGTGCCCTACGGGTACACCGACATCACCATCTGCACCTTCCACGCCTTCGGCGACCGCATCCTGCGGGAACATGCCCTGGAGCTGGGGCTGACGCCAGACTTTCGCGTCCTCTCGCGCGCGGAGCAGGTGATCTTCCTGAAGGAGCGGCTCTTCGACCTGCCGCTGGACTACTACCGCCCGCTGGGCGATCCCACGCGGTACGTGGAGGCCCTGATCGCCCTCTTCAGCCGGGCCAAGGACGAGGACGTCAGCCCCGAGGAGTACCGGGCCTATGCTGAGGGCTTGGCCGCCGCCAGCAGGGCGGAGCCCGAGAACGCGGAGCTGCGCGACGCCGCGGCCCAGCAGGCCGAACTGGCCCAGGCGTACCAGACCTACCAGGCCTTGCTGGCGAAGCACGGCCTGGTCGATTTCGGCGACCAGATCGTCCTCCCGCTGCGCCTTTTCCGGCAGCGGTCGGCCATTCTCCGGCAGTACCAGGAACGGTTCAGGTACATCCTGGTGGACGAGTTCCAGGACACCAACTACGCGCAGTTCCAGCTGGTGCAGCTGCTGGCGGCGGGGCACGGAAACATCACCGTGGTGGGGGACGACGATCAGTCCATCTTCAAGTTCCGAGGCGCCTCCATCAGCAACATCCTGGGCTTCACCGCCGCCTACCCTTACGCCAGGCTCATCGTCCTCACCCGGAACTACCGATCACCCCAGTCGGTGCTGGACGCGGCCTACCGGCTCATCCGGCACAACGACCCTGACCGACTGGAGGTGCGTAACCGCATCGACAAGCGCCTCCTGTCCGTAAACGGCAGCGGTCCGCAGGTGACCCACCTGCACTTCGACACCCTGAGCAGCGAGGCGGACGGTGTGGCCGGGATCATCGCCGAGCGGGTGGCCTCCGGCGCGTACCGCTACCGGGACTTCGCCATTCTCGTGCGCAGCAACAGCGACGCCGATCCGTTCCTCCGCGCCCTGAACATGCGTGCCCTGCCCTACCGCTTCACCGGGAGCCGCGGCCTGTACAACCGGGAAGAGATCCGCCTGGCCATCGCCTTCCTCCGTGCCCTGGCCAACCCGCAGGACAACTTGAGCCTGTACTACCTGGGGGTCTCACCCCTGTACCTGCTGGACCCCACCGATCTGGCCAAGGCGCTGGCCTACGCCCACCGGAAAAATCGGACGCTGGAGTACGTCTTCCGCAGGCTGCAGCACCATCCCGACCTGGCGGAGGAGCTCTCCGCAGAGACCCGCGCCGCCCTGAGCCGTCTGCTGGACGACCTGGAGGAGATGCGCCGCCTGATGACGGACCACTCCACCGGGCGGGTGCTCTACACCTACTTGGTCAGCCGTACCGGGTACATCCGGCGTCTGGCCACCTCCGGCCGGCCTGGCGACGAGGCCCAGGTGCAGAACCTGGCCCGCTTCTTCGACATCGTGGCCCGCTACGGGGAGATCGCCGCCTACGACCGCGTCCCGGAGTTTGTCCGCCATCTGGACGACCTGATCGCCGCGGGCGACGACCCTCCCGTGGCCGAGGCCGACCCTGAGGCCGACGCGGTCAGCGTGCTCACCGTGCACAAGGCGAAGGGCCTGGAGTTCCCGGTGGTCTTCATCGTCTCCTGCGTCTCCCAGCGGTTCCCCACGCAGAACCGGGGCGAGCCCATCCCGCTGCCCGACCCTCTGGTCAAGGACCTGCTGCCCTCCGGCGACTTTCACCTGCAGGAGGAACGGCGCCTGTTCTACGTGGGGATGACCCGGGCCCGGCAGGAGCTCTTTCTCACCAGCGCCCGCGACTATGGCGGGGCGCGGCCGCGCAAGGTGAGCCGGTTCGTCCTGGAAGCGCTGGACCGGCCAGCGCCCGACGGGGCCCAGTTCCGCGCCTCCGCGGTGGAGACGATCCACCGGCACGCGCCACCGGCAGAGGGGCAGCAAACGCTGTCCGGGGTGGCCCCGCAGGACCAGCCCGTCGTCCTCTCGTTTCGCCAGGTGGACGACTACGCCACCTGCCCCCTGAAGTACAAGTACACCCATATCCTGCGCGTCCCTCTGCTGCGCGACCACCGCGTGGTCTACGGCACCGCCATTCACGAGGCGGTGCGGGAGTACAACCGGCGGCGGGCGCGTGGTCAACCCGTCACCTACGGCGACCTGCTGGCCACCTTCGAGCGGGCCTGGGTGAACGAGGGGTTCATCAGCCGAGAGCACGAGGACCAGCGGATGGAGGAAGGCCGGCAGGTCCTGCGGCAGTTCCTGGACTTCCAGGACCACCTGGGGCTGCGCCCTGCCTTCGTCGAGGCGCCGTTCTCCTTCCAGGTGGGGATGACCCGGGTGAAGGGCCGCTGGGACCGCGTTGACCTGCGGGGCGGTGAGCCGGTAGTCATCGACTTCAAGACCAGCGACGTGCGCCGCCAGGCGGAGGCCGACCGGCGGGCGCGGGAGAGTCTGCAGTTGGCGGTGTACGCCCTGGCCTACCGGGAGGTCTACGGGCAGCTGCCAGCGCGCCTGGAGCTGCACTTCCTCGGCCCGCACCAGGTGCTGGTGGGGACAGCGCACCCGGAGGAAGGGATGCTGGACGACGCCCGGGAGGTGATCGAGCACGTGGCCCGGGGCCTGCGCGCGCAGCACTTCATCGCCACGCCGGACTACTACCGGGCCTGCCGCTACTGCGCCTTCAACTCCATCTGCCCCTACACGGCTACGGGAGACCCGGTCCTCCCGGAGCCGGCCTGA
- a CDS encoding RecX family transcriptional regulator, producing MPLVARIRPAGRQGVLRAVILADGRRFLLEADQVAAAGLFPEMAVDEGLLVRLAVLEERVRARRAALLLLRYRPRSRAEVATRLRQRGFSPSAIDGVVAELAAQGLLDDARFARAWAEHRALGQSGPARARAELRRKGVDPTVADEAVREVFAAQEADLAAALAERHLRRLSGLPVEVRLRRLAGLLRRRGFSGGVITLLLRRHGGNRIEISGELSD from the coding sequence ATGCCACTCGTCGCGCGCATCCGGCCGGCCGGCCGGCAAGGGGTTCTACGTGCGGTTATCCTGGCCGACGGACGGCGCTTCCTCCTGGAGGCAGATCAGGTGGCCGCCGCGGGACTCTTCCCGGAGATGGCGGTCGACGAGGGATTGCTGGTCCGCCTCGCCGTCCTTGAGGAGCGGGTGCGCGCCCGCCGGGCGGCCCTGCTTCTGTTGCGATACCGCCCGCGCAGCCGGGCCGAAGTCGCCACCCGCCTGAGGCAGCGGGGGTTTTCCCCATCGGCCATCGACGGCGTCGTCGCCGAGCTGGCTGCGCAAGGCCTGCTGGATGACGCCCGCTTCGCCCGGGCCTGGGCGGAGCACCGGGCCCTGGGCCAGAGCGGACCAGCACGGGCGCGGGCGGAGTTGCGCCGTAAAGGCGTTGATCCAACCGTCGCCGACGAGGCCGTGCGAGAGGTCTTTGCGGCTCAGGAGGCTGATCTGGCGGCGGCCCTCGCGGAGCGCCACCTCCGCCGCCTGAGCGGCCTGCCGGTGGAGGTGCGCCTGCGCCGCCTTGCCGGCCTGCTGCGCCGCCGCGGGTTCTCCGGAGGCGTGATCACCCTCCTGTTGCGCCGCCATGGCGGGAACAGGATCGAGATTTCAGGAGAGCTATCGGACTGA
- a CDS encoding PfkB family carbohydrate kinase produces the protein MPGVLVAGGANVDVKVQAGGPIGEGISTPGRVRVVPGGVARNVAEVLARLGARVQLASVVGADAWGAWLIARTAAAGVDVSAVVCRRGRTGIYVTVEGCGVADTGVVEAAPPSVWRHLPLEDADLVVLDANPAPRVLRDLARRARRLALVGTSPAKVVRLRSLLPRTWLLCLTEAEACALLGAGAGHPREAADLARAVQVEGPQAVLITLGQGGLGLLRDDWTMTPAYPARVVNATGAGDTAAGVVLFGLLTGWTPRRLLPRAALAAALTVRIWGNVHPGVGTVLVGARRGSGGRRA, from the coding sequence GTGCCCGGGGTGCTGGTGGCCGGCGGCGCCAACGTCGATGTGAAGGTGCAGGCTGGCGGGCCGATCGGAGAGGGGATCTCTACCCCAGGACGGGTGCGCGTGGTGCCGGGAGGGGTGGCGCGGAACGTGGCTGAGGTGCTGGCGCGGCTTGGGGCGCGGGTGCAATTGGCGTCCGTGGTCGGCGCCGACGCCTGGGGTGCCTGGCTGATCGCCCGCACCGCCGCCGCCGGGGTGGATGTCTCGGCGGTCGTCTGCAGGCGGGGACGGACCGGCATCTACGTGACCGTGGAGGGGTGTGGCGTCGCCGACACCGGCGTCGTGGAAGCCGCCCCACCATCGGTCTGGCGTCACCTCCCCCTGGAGGATGCCGACCTGGTGGTCCTGGACGCAAACCCCGCTCCGAGGGTGCTGCGGGATCTGGCCCGGCGGGCGCGTCGCCTGGCCCTGGTGGGGACCTCCCCGGCAAAGGTCGTCCGTCTGAGGTCGCTGTTGCCGCGCACATGGCTGCTCTGCCTAACCGAGGCCGAAGCGTGCGCCCTTCTTGGAGCAGGTGCGGGGCACCCGCGGGAGGCGGCGGACTTGGCTCGTGCGGTGCAGGTGGAGGGGCCGCAGGCCGTGCTGATCACCCTGGGGCAGGGGGGACTGGGCCTGCTGAGGGATGACTGGACCATGACGCCGGCCTACCCGGCACGGGTGGTGAATGCCACGGGAGCCGGCGACACGGCGGCGGGGGTCGTCCTCTTCGGCCTGCTCACCGGCTGGACACCCCGTCGCCTCCTCCCGCGCGCGGCGCTGGCCGCGGCCCTGACGGTGAGGATATGGGGGAATGTGCACCCGGGAGTGGGAACTGTACTTGTCGGAGCGAGACGAGGTTCTGGAGGGAGGCGGGCATGA